A single Alcanivorax borkumensis SK2 DNA region contains:
- the recO gene encoding DNA repair protein RecO, translating to MIPDSSALQAAWLIHRRPFRNTSLTVDLFLPNLGRVGAVVRGGRKDPLLAPFTPLWVELKPSGDMYSLRACEPRGNRLLLSGKALYCGFYLNELLTRLLHRDDPNPAIWPLYEQALSDLLTDIPLDITLRQFELAALEEIGYGIALDQDVHGQELEADARYQLNPEQGLVRTEAAPSYVGADLLAICGGNWHPTARKAALNVCRQMLAPHLGNRPLKSRELFRGK from the coding sequence ATGATTCCTGATAGTAGCGCGCTGCAAGCCGCTTGGTTGATTCACCGGCGGCCTTTTCGTAATACCAGCCTGACGGTGGACCTGTTTCTGCCAAACTTGGGCCGTGTTGGTGCGGTGGTTCGCGGTGGGCGTAAAGATCCTCTGTTGGCTCCGTTTACTCCTTTGTGGGTGGAGTTGAAGCCCTCCGGTGATATGTACTCCCTGCGTGCCTGTGAACCACGGGGCAATCGACTATTGCTGAGCGGCAAGGCGCTATATTGTGGCTTCTACCTGAATGAGCTCCTCACTCGGCTGCTGCATCGGGATGACCCCAATCCCGCGATATGGCCGTTATACGAACAGGCGTTGTCTGATTTACTAACCGATATTCCGCTGGATATTACCCTGCGGCAATTCGAGTTGGCGGCGCTGGAGGAAATCGGTTACGGCATTGCTCTGGACCAGGATGTCCATGGTCAGGAATTGGAGGCGGATGCCCGCTATCAGTTAAATCCTGAGCAGGGTCTGGTGCGGACAGAGGCGGCCCCGAGCTATGTGGGAGCGGATTTGTTGGCCATTTGTGGCGGAAATTGGCATCCCACTGCTCGTAAGGCAGCACTAAATGTGTGTCGTCAAATGCTGGCCCCGCATCTAGGAAATCGCCCCCTGAAAAGCCGCGAACTGTTTCGGGGGAAATGA
- the era gene encoding GTPase Era has translation MTDTPSSQPDNPQTTRCGMVSIVGRPNVGKSTLMNHLIGQKVSITSRKPQTTRHRIHGILSRDNYQIVFADTPGIHTGQEKALNRAMNEAAVSTLFGVDVICMMVDAMKWTPADEHVLSLLPEGGDVPVLLIINKVDNVDDKSALLPHIQSLSERYPFDAVIPVSALREQNLVELEKALVDRLQEGDFWYEEDQLTDRSLRFMVAEIIREKVVRQLGQEVPHQVSVEVELWEDGPRVTEISAAILVERRGQKKILIGDKGERIKQIGIQAREDIERLIERKVMLNLWVKIKAGWSDDARALRSLGYDERN, from the coding sequence ATGACTGATACCCCGTCGTCTCAACCCGACAACCCTCAAACCACCCGGTGTGGCATGGTGTCGATTGTTGGACGCCCCAATGTGGGTAAATCCACGTTGATGAATCATCTGATTGGTCAGAAAGTAAGTATCACCTCGCGCAAACCGCAGACCACTCGCCATCGGATTCATGGCATTCTTAGCCGCGATAATTACCAGATTGTGTTTGCTGACACTCCGGGTATTCACACTGGCCAGGAAAAGGCGCTAAACCGCGCCATGAATGAGGCTGCGGTATCGACCCTGTTTGGGGTGGATGTGATCTGCATGATGGTGGATGCCATGAAGTGGACACCGGCGGACGAGCACGTGCTGTCCTTGCTGCCAGAAGGAGGCGACGTTCCGGTATTGTTGATCATTAACAAGGTCGACAATGTGGATGACAAGAGCGCTTTATTGCCGCATATACAGTCTCTGAGTGAGCGCTATCCCTTTGACGCGGTTATTCCGGTATCTGCACTGCGTGAACAGAATTTGGTGGAGTTGGAAAAAGCCTTGGTTGATCGCTTGCAAGAAGGAGACTTCTGGTACGAGGAAGATCAACTTACCGACCGTAGCTTACGGTTTATGGTGGCAGAGATTATTCGTGAGAAAGTGGTTCGCCAACTGGGCCAGGAAGTGCCGCACCAGGTGAGTGTTGAAGTGGAGCTGTGGGAAGACGGCCCCCGCGTCACAGAGATTTCGGCCGCCATTTTGGTGGAGCGCCGTGGTCAGAAAAAAATTCTTATTGGCGACAAGGGCGAGCGGATCAAGCAGATTGGTATTCAAGCCCGTGAGGATATCGAACGCCTGATTGAGCGCAAAGTGATGCTTAATCTGTGGGTGAAAATCAAGGCGGGCTGGTCTGACGATGCCCGTGCGTTGCGCTCCCTTGGCTATGATGAAAGGAATTGA
- the rnc gene encoding ribonuclease III, whose protein sequence is MNGDLNRLMARLGYQFQDLSLLELALTHRSVSRHRNYERLEFLGDAQLGQIISVALFEQFPEAAEGQLTRMRASLVRGQTLALVARELGLGEYLVLGGGELKSGGFRRDSILADALESIIGAMLLDGGEPRCREVVLAWFAPRLDAISPQSAQKDAKTRLQEWLQARKFELPTYEVTQVEGLAPKQTFDVQCSLDNVQQIFIAQGASRRKAEQEAASLALEWLEQQYD, encoded by the coding sequence GTGAACGGTGACCTTAATAGGCTGATGGCCCGCCTGGGCTATCAATTTCAGGACCTCTCACTTCTTGAGTTGGCACTCACGCATCGTAGTGTTAGCCGCCATCGTAATTATGAGCGGTTGGAATTTCTTGGTGATGCTCAACTCGGGCAGATCATCTCTGTCGCTCTGTTTGAGCAATTTCCAGAGGCTGCCGAAGGGCAACTTACCCGCATGCGTGCTTCCCTTGTTCGCGGTCAGACGTTGGCTTTGGTGGCGCGGGAATTAGGCTTGGGTGAATATCTGGTATTGGGAGGGGGGGAATTGAAAAGCGGCGGTTTTCGTCGTGATTCCATTTTGGCTGATGCGCTGGAGTCGATTATTGGCGCTATGCTGTTGGATGGTGGAGAGCCCCGCTGTCGTGAGGTGGTGCTGGCCTGGTTTGCGCCGCGTCTTGACGCAATTTCTCCACAGAGCGCCCAGAAAGATGCTAAGACCCGTTTGCAGGAATGGCTGCAAGCGCGCAAGTTTGAATTACCGACCTATGAGGTGACCCAGGTAGAAGGCCTGGCGCCGAAACAGACCTTCGATGTGCAATGCTCACTGGATAATGTGCAGCAGATATTTATCGCCCAAGGTGCAAGTCGCCGAAAGGCTGAGCAAGAGGCGGCAAGCCTGGCGCTTGAATGGCTGGAGCAGCAGTATGACTGA
- a CDS encoding DUF4845 domain-containing protein, whose product MMTTKPSQQRGMSLISGAIVLIVVAILGTAAFRMIPAYMEHNTISTAIRSLLQDSKTALMSPREIRDGLSKRFTINQVNVISVDDLVIVKKGGVLTVSTDYEVREPLFYNVSIVMSFNDEFKKDIRQ is encoded by the coding sequence ATGATGACAACTAAGCCCTCACAGCAACGCGGGATGTCACTGATCAGCGGGGCAATTGTGCTGATCGTTGTGGCAATCTTGGGGACAGCTGCATTTCGTATGATCCCGGCTTATATGGAACATAATACGATTTCGACGGCCATCCGTTCATTACTGCAGGATAGCAAAACGGCGCTGATGTCTCCGCGCGAAATTCGCGACGGACTGAGCAAGCGGTTCACTATCAACCAAGTTAATGTTATTTCTGTTGATGATCTGGTTATCGTTAAGAAAGGCGGTGTTCTGACCGTCTCTACAGATTATGAAGTGCGAGAACCGTTGTTCTACAACGTAAGTATCGTGATGAGCTTCAATGATGAGTTCAAAAAAGACATTCGCCAGTGA
- the lepB gene encoding signal peptidase I yields MDIDIGFWLTLALTITVIVWLIDKALKLKSKGGPVGSVVETSNSLISVFFVVLVIRSFIVEPFTIPSGSMLPTLKVNDFILVNKFAYGLRLPVTNTKIIETGEPERGDVMVFKFPDNRKQNFIKRVVGLPGDTVQVKDNVLTVNGETVDRDLVNEWVGSGVWRKQYVEQLGNASHLIWQEGKINPYTGRKTPQARTQGEWTVPEDAYFVMGDNRDNSNDSRFWGIVPEELVVGEAFMIWMHWKPIFSLPSFSRNGAIDKVEANYNDDN; encoded by the coding sequence TTGGATATTGATATCGGTTTCTGGTTGACCCTGGCTCTGACCATTACGGTGATTGTCTGGCTGATCGACAAGGCGCTTAAGCTGAAGAGTAAGGGCGGCCCGGTGGGCAGTGTGGTGGAAACCTCCAATTCACTGATCTCGGTGTTTTTTGTGGTGCTGGTGATTCGTTCGTTTATTGTTGAGCCTTTTACCATCCCGTCGGGCTCCATGTTGCCAACGCTGAAGGTGAACGATTTTATTCTGGTGAACAAGTTTGCCTATGGGCTACGTTTGCCGGTAACTAACACCAAGATAATTGAGACTGGCGAGCCGGAACGGGGTGATGTCATGGTGTTTAAGTTTCCGGATAACCGGAAACAGAACTTCATCAAGCGCGTGGTTGGTTTGCCCGGTGATACGGTTCAGGTGAAAGACAACGTGTTAACGGTGAACGGTGAGACAGTCGATCGAGACTTGGTGAACGAGTGGGTTGGTTCTGGCGTATGGCGCAAGCAATATGTGGAACAGCTGGGTAACGCTAGCCACTTGATCTGGCAGGAAGGCAAAATTAACCCCTACACTGGACGGAAAACCCCGCAGGCGCGCACCCAGGGTGAGTGGACTGTGCCGGAAGATGCTTACTTTGTGATGGGCGATAACCGGGATAACAGTAACGACAGCAGATTCTGGGGTATAGTCCCTGAGGAGCTGGTCGTGGGGGAAGCATTTATGATATGGATGCACTGGAAACCGATTTTCTCTCTGCCCAGTTTTTCTCGTAATGGTGCCATTGATAAGGTGGAGGCAAATTACAATGATGACAACTAA
- the lepA gene encoding translation elongation factor 4 has product MTDIKNIRNFSIIAHIDHGKSTLADRFIQVCGGLSERELKEQVLDSMELERERGITIKAQSVTLHYTARDGETYQLNFIDTPGHVDFSYEVSRSLSACEGALLVVDAAQGVEAQSVANCYTAIEQDLEVLAVLNKIDLPQAEPEMVINEIEEIIGLDAHDACRVSAKTGVGIDDLLEQLVERIPAPEGKRESDLQALIIDSWFDNYMGVISLVRVKEGRLKKGDKILVKSTGQTHVVDSLGIFTPKRTETKLLEAGEVGWVSGSIKDIHGAPVGDTLTLAKTPNVAALPGFKNVKPQVYAGMFPVSADDYEDFRDALAKLTLNDASLFYEPETSDALGFGFRVGFLGMLHMEIIQERLEREYDLDLITTAPTVVYELALVSGDILHVDNPSKLPEGSKIEEFREPIARVNILVPQEFVGNVITLCVERRGAQINMQYLGKQVALTYDIPMAEVVLDFFDRIKSVSRGFASMDYAFERFEATKLVRVDVLINGDKVDALAMICHLDQSAYRGRALCEKMKELVPRQMFDVAIQAAIGSKIIARQTVKALRKNVTAKCYGGDVSRKKKLLQKQKEGKKRMKQVGNVEIPQEAFLAVLKVDD; this is encoded by the coding sequence ATGACTGACATCAAGAATATTCGCAACTTTTCCATTATTGCCCATATTGACCATGGCAAATCGACCCTGGCGGACCGTTTTATTCAGGTTTGCGGCGGCCTCAGCGAGCGTGAGCTGAAAGAGCAGGTGCTTGATTCCATGGAGTTGGAGCGGGAAAGAGGCATTACCATCAAGGCCCAGAGTGTGACCCTGCACTATACGGCCCGTGATGGCGAAACCTACCAGCTGAACTTTATTGATACCCCTGGCCATGTGGATTTCTCGTATGAGGTGTCCCGCTCCCTGTCGGCCTGTGAAGGGGCGTTGTTGGTAGTGGATGCCGCCCAGGGCGTTGAAGCCCAGTCGGTGGCTAACTGTTACACCGCCATAGAGCAAGATCTGGAAGTGTTGGCGGTTCTGAACAAAATTGACTTGCCCCAAGCTGAACCTGAAATGGTGATCAACGAGATCGAGGAAATTATCGGTCTGGATGCCCATGACGCTTGTCGGGTGTCGGCGAAGACCGGCGTTGGCATTGATGACCTGCTTGAGCAGTTGGTAGAGCGTATCCCCGCCCCTGAAGGGAAGCGCGAGTCGGACTTGCAGGCCCTGATTATCGATTCTTGGTTCGATAATTACATGGGTGTGATCTCGTTGGTTCGGGTGAAAGAAGGACGCCTGAAGAAGGGCGACAAAATTTTGGTGAAATCCACCGGCCAGACTCACGTGGTTGATAGCTTGGGTATCTTTACGCCGAAGCGTACCGAGACCAAATTGCTGGAAGCCGGTGAAGTGGGCTGGGTGAGCGGCAGCATCAAGGATATTCATGGCGCACCGGTGGGTGACACCCTGACTTTGGCGAAAACCCCGAACGTGGCCGCCCTGCCTGGCTTTAAAAATGTGAAACCGCAGGTGTATGCCGGCATGTTCCCGGTGAGTGCGGATGATTATGAAGATTTCCGTGACGCCCTGGCCAAGCTAACACTTAATGACGCCTCCCTGTTCTACGAACCGGAAACGTCCGATGCGTTGGGCTTCGGTTTTCGGGTGGGTTTTCTGGGCATGTTGCACATGGAAATCATCCAAGAGCGATTGGAGCGTGAATACGATCTGGATTTGATTACCACGGCGCCTACGGTGGTATATGAATTGGCGTTGGTATCCGGTGACATTCTGCATGTGGACAACCCGTCTAAACTGCCTGAAGGCAGCAAGATAGAAGAATTCCGTGAACCGATTGCGCGGGTGAACATCCTGGTGCCCCAGGAATTCGTGGGCAATGTGATCACGCTGTGCGTTGAGCGCCGCGGCGCGCAGATCAACATGCAGTACTTGGGCAAGCAGGTGGCGCTGACCTACGACATTCCCATGGCCGAAGTGGTGTTGGATTTCTTCGATCGAATTAAGTCGGTGAGCCGGGGCTTCGCCTCCATGGACTACGCGTTCGAGCGTTTTGAGGCGACCAAGCTGGTGCGGGTGGATGTGTTGATCAACGGCGACAAAGTGGATGCGCTAGCGATGATCTGCCACTTAGATCAATCTGCTTACCGGGGCCGGGCCCTGTGTGAAAAGATGAAAGAATTGGTGCCACGACAAATGTTCGATGTGGCCATTCAAGCTGCCATTGGTAGCAAGATTATCGCGCGCCAGACGGTAAAAGCCCTGCGTAAGAACGTGACCGCGAAATGTTATGGCGGCGACGTATCTCGTAAGAAAAAACTGCTTCAGAAGCAGAAAGAAGGCAAGAAGCGAATGAAGCAGGTGGGCAACGTGGAAATTCCCCAGGAAGCGTTCCTGGCTGTGCTCAAAGTGGATGATTAA
- a CDS encoding DegQ family serine endoprotease, whose amino-acid sequence MERGYRRFAAVWLVILSAVLTACSDPSSESSSTRGEPLVTGLPDFTRLVEKEGPAVVNISTVTHRDASSATDQLKQLPEFFKHFFEQFGGEGEMPSLPEQGDTRSLGSGFIISADGYVLTNNHVVAEADEIMVRLQDRRELPATLVGADERSDLALLKVDEGDLPVVNIGSSADLKVGEWVLAIGAPFGFDSSVTAGIVSAKGRSLPSDSYVPFIQTDVAINPGNSGGPLFNLSGEVVGINSQIFSRSGGYMGVSFAIPVDMAMDVVNQLKDGGKVSRGWLGVLIQEVDRDLAQSFGLGSPRGALVSQVLEGSPAEAAGVEPGDVIIRFNGETIYRSSELPRWVGRVRPESDVDMVVIRDGEEKTLSVTIGLLPDNPEMALSSGAQKGENAAGAKLGLTVRKASASELSHLGLKAGVVITQVTEGPARKAGLQVGDILVTLQGSQINSAADLAEAAANLPEDGTVAALVNRDGTPRFLALKLP is encoded by the coding sequence ATGGAACGAGGATATCGTCGTTTCGCAGCAGTGTGGCTTGTCATCTTGAGCGCTGTACTGACAGCTTGCTCCGACCCTTCTTCTGAATCGTCCTCTACCCGCGGAGAACCGCTTGTCACAGGCCTGCCTGATTTCACCCGGCTGGTCGAGAAGGAAGGCCCGGCGGTGGTTAATATCAGCACCGTTACTCACCGAGATGCATCGTCTGCTACAGATCAACTCAAACAGTTACCTGAGTTTTTCAAACATTTTTTTGAACAGTTTGGCGGTGAGGGTGAAATGCCGTCGCTGCCAGAGCAGGGGGACACCCGTTCGCTGGGCTCCGGGTTCATTATTTCTGCTGATGGTTATGTGCTGACCAATAACCATGTGGTGGCGGAAGCGGACGAAATTATGGTGCGCCTGCAAGACCGCCGCGAATTGCCTGCCACGTTGGTGGGGGCAGATGAGCGCAGCGATCTGGCATTGTTGAAAGTAGATGAAGGGGATTTGCCGGTGGTAAATATCGGCTCCTCCGCTGACCTGAAAGTGGGCGAATGGGTATTGGCTATTGGTGCTCCATTCGGTTTCGACAGCAGCGTTACCGCAGGGATTGTCAGTGCCAAGGGCCGCAGTTTGCCCAGTGATAGCTACGTGCCTTTTATTCAAACCGATGTAGCGATTAACCCGGGTAACAGTGGGGGACCGTTGTTTAACCTGAGCGGTGAAGTGGTTGGTATCAATTCGCAGATATTCAGCCGTTCCGGTGGCTATATGGGCGTGAGTTTTGCCATTCCGGTGGATATGGCCATGGATGTGGTCAACCAGTTGAAAGATGGCGGCAAAGTTAGCCGGGGCTGGTTAGGTGTATTAATTCAGGAAGTGGACCGGGATCTGGCGCAATCGTTTGGCTTAGGTTCACCTCGTGGCGCGCTAGTGTCTCAAGTGCTAGAGGGTTCTCCGGCTGAAGCTGCCGGGGTGGAGCCTGGTGATGTGATCATTCGGTTTAATGGTGAAACGATTTATCGCTCTTCTGAGTTGCCCCGTTGGGTGGGCCGGGTGAGGCCGGAATCGGACGTGGATATGGTGGTCATCCGTGATGGTGAAGAGAAGACCTTGTCGGTAACGATCGGGTTGTTGCCGGATAATCCGGAAATGGCCTTAAGCAGTGGTGCCCAGAAGGGTGAAAATGCTGCGGGTGCCAAGTTGGGGCTGACCGTGCGGAAGGCTTCGGCGTCGGAATTGAGCCACCTGGGTTTGAAGGCCGGTGTGGTGATTACTCAGGTTACAGAGGGGCCGGCCCGTAAGGCGGGGCTGCAGGTAGGCGATATTCTGGTCACGCTGCAGGGCTCTCAGATCAATAGCGCCGCTGATTTAGCTGAGGCTGCGGCGAATTTGCCGGAAGACGGTACCGTGGCGGCATTGGTTAATCGTGATGGCACCCCTCGCTTCTTGGCACTTAAGCTGCCATAG
- a CDS encoding SoxR reducing system RseC family protein codes for MLEEQGIVVAVEPGAIWVETVRASTCGACKAKAGCGHHLINEQQSGQRARLRVPSQDSHQVGDTVNVALPEGALMRGALWVYGLPLVLLFAGALLGSALPIEMVDASAVLGMAGLFLGFAINRVMSRRAGHTQAYQPRVVPAADSCQAVVIQPASQ; via the coding sequence ATGTTGGAAGAGCAGGGGATTGTTGTGGCGGTGGAGCCTGGGGCTATTTGGGTGGAAACTGTGCGCGCTTCCACTTGCGGTGCCTGCAAGGCAAAGGCCGGTTGCGGGCATCACCTCATTAATGAACAGCAGTCCGGTCAGCGCGCTCGTTTGCGCGTTCCTTCTCAAGATTCTCACCAGGTTGGCGATACCGTAAATGTGGCCTTACCAGAGGGCGCGCTGATGCGCGGTGCGCTGTGGGTGTACGGCTTGCCGTTAGTATTGCTGTTTGCCGGCGCGTTGCTGGGATCGGCGTTGCCCATTGAGATGGTTGATGCTTCGGCTGTACTGGGCATGGCGGGCCTGTTCCTCGGTTTCGCGATCAACCGTGTTATGAGCCGCCGGGCCGGGCATACTCAAGCATATCAGCCACGGGTCGTTCCTGCTGCGGATAGCTGCCAGGCCGTGGTGATTCAGCCCGCATCGCAATAG
- a CDS encoding MucB/RseB C-terminal domain-containing protein, which produces MMLRVLAFSLTLCSPVMALSEVALANTSPAQDQLQSMAQANRSLNYTGRFLYQFGAEVSTMEVSHAVIGGREFQRLTHLDGRLVEVLRRGDEVVCLHPNGTLTRINRKHSGPLALGDRIARDVPAQYNILVDGDGRVAGRATTRMRVAPLDTYRYGYRLWLDNDSSLLLKSEIVDGSGVALERVEFVSLTLAAPLTEQDFSIPETVKESDLKPLEDSHPSHRLSVEAQWMPPGFTSVDQDWRQSGSDREPVAAQGYSDGLAAFTVFVEAVDGGSVEEGVSRVGPTVAVSRRLTAPSGAYLVTLVGEVPQSTAERVIEGIRVRDSQL; this is translated from the coding sequence ATGATGTTGCGAGTTCTTGCTTTCTCTCTGACCCTCTGCTCGCCGGTGATGGCGCTGTCTGAAGTGGCGCTGGCGAATACTTCCCCAGCGCAGGACCAGCTCCAATCGATGGCCCAGGCTAATCGATCCCTCAATTACACCGGTCGTTTTCTTTATCAGTTTGGTGCGGAAGTGAGCACCATGGAAGTGAGCCACGCGGTGATCGGTGGCCGCGAGTTTCAACGACTGACCCACCTTGATGGTCGTCTAGTCGAGGTGCTGCGCCGCGGTGATGAGGTGGTATGCCTACACCCCAATGGCACGCTTACCCGCATCAACCGTAAGCACTCAGGGCCGTTGGCGTTGGGTGATCGTATCGCCCGCGATGTGCCCGCCCAGTACAACATTCTTGTGGATGGCGATGGTCGTGTTGCGGGCCGAGCGACCACACGCATGCGTGTGGCGCCGCTGGATACCTATCGCTATGGTTATCGGTTGTGGCTGGATAACGACAGTAGCCTGTTGCTGAAATCCGAAATAGTTGATGGCAGCGGGGTGGCGCTTGAGCGGGTGGAGTTTGTGTCTCTGACATTAGCGGCCCCGCTTACCGAACAAGATTTTTCGATCCCTGAAACCGTGAAAGAAAGCGACCTGAAGCCACTAGAGGACTCTCACCCCTCACACCGGTTGTCTGTGGAAGCGCAATGGATGCCGCCGGGCTTTACCTCTGTGGATCAAGATTGGCGGCAGAGCGGTTCCGATCGCGAGCCGGTGGCGGCACAAGGTTACAGTGACGGCTTAGCCGCTTTCACCGTTTTTGTAGAAGCGGTGGACGGTGGCTCCGTGGAAGAAGGCGTGAGTCGTGTCGGCCCGACGGTGGCAGTCAGCCGCCGCCTCACCGCGCCCAGCGGGGCCTACTTGGTCACCCTGGTGGGTGAGGTGCCGCAAAGTACAGCAGAACGGGTAATCGAAGGTATCCGTGTGCGAGATAGTCAGCTCTGA
- a CDS encoding sigma-E factor negative regulatory protein produces MNRDLEALSAFLDDETSELEARRVMRDIDDGDLDTLARWQLARDVMHHQPTMAVPADFNARLSAALADEALPVQRPAWLGGMARLAVAASVAAATVVGWQTWEGSQAANGTAAPVMAAAADNRVSRPFGETSLVSQAFMASNNAVVVPASAVPAAQPRVNNMLLRHSDFAARHSGQGMMPFARLVSMDARHGAR; encoded by the coding sequence ATGAACAGGGATTTGGAAGCGTTGTCTGCGTTTCTCGACGATGAAACCAGCGAGCTGGAAGCCCGTCGTGTAATGCGCGATATTGACGATGGCGATCTGGATACGCTGGCGCGCTGGCAGTTGGCCCGTGATGTTATGCACCACCAGCCGACCATGGCCGTGCCGGCGGACTTTAATGCCCGCTTGTCTGCCGCGTTGGCGGATGAGGCTTTGCCTGTGCAGCGCCCTGCATGGCTCGGTGGCATGGCGCGCTTGGCAGTAGCCGCCTCTGTGGCGGCGGCCACGGTGGTTGGTTGGCAGACCTGGGAAGGTAGTCAGGCGGCGAATGGTACGGCTGCGCCAGTGATGGCGGCTGCTGCGGATAACCGCGTAAGCCGGCCATTCGGCGAGACCTCGCTAGTGTCTCAGGCATTCATGGCGAGTAACAATGCAGTGGTCGTGCCTGCTTCGGCGGTGCCGGCAGCCCAGCCTCGCGTGAACAACATGCTGTTGCGTCACAGTGATTTCGCAGCGCGCCATAGTGGCCAAGGGATGATGCCTTTCGCTCGCTTGGTCAGCATGGATGCCCGCCACGGGGCTCGCTAA
- the rpoE gene encoding RNA polymerase sigma factor RpoE: MSDEELVKKAKAGDQRAFEVLVRKYQQRLFALISRYVRDQDEVQDVAQEAFIKAWRALPRFRGDSAFYTWLYRIAVNTAKNHLVSASRRPPGSDLDAAEAEQYAGAEMLHEIGTPESLVLSEELEAVIHAAINELPQELKTAVTLREFEGLSYEDIAVVMECPVGTVRSRIFRAREAIDTAVRPLLGSQRGDKG, from the coding sequence GTGTCAGACGAAGAGTTGGTCAAGAAAGCCAAAGCTGGCGATCAGCGTGCATTCGAGGTGTTGGTGCGAAAGTACCAGCAGCGCCTTTTTGCGTTGATTAGCCGTTATGTGCGTGACCAGGACGAGGTTCAGGATGTTGCCCAAGAAGCCTTTATCAAGGCTTGGCGCGCGCTGCCCCGATTCCGTGGAGACAGCGCCTTTTATACCTGGCTTTATCGTATTGCGGTCAATACCGCTAAGAATCATTTGGTGTCTGCCAGCCGGCGGCCACCGGGCTCTGACCTGGATGCTGCTGAAGCCGAGCAGTATGCCGGTGCAGAAATGCTGCACGAGATTGGAACCCCGGAGTCCCTCGTGTTGTCAGAGGAACTGGAGGCGGTAATCCATGCAGCAATTAATGAGCTGCCTCAGGAATTAAAGACGGCGGTGACCCTGCGTGAATTCGAGGGCCTAAGCTACGAGGATATAGCGGTCGTCATGGAATGCCCGGTGGGTACAGTTCGGTCTCGGATTTTTCGGGCCAGGGAAGCAATTGACACAGCTGTCCGCCCGCTTTTGGGCTCACAGCGCGGCGATAAAGGGTGA